One window from the genome of Thermodesulfobacteriota bacterium encodes:
- a CDS encoding 2-hydroxyacyl-CoA dehydratase family protein, with amino-acid sequence SYNLEKRIAYFKQAISDYRIDGVILHENLSCRPSSTGMIDLKNALQQECDIPVLIIQCDMNDPRAFSEAQINTRIEGFVELMERRKLRRGD; translated from the coding sequence ACTCCTACAACCTGGAAAAACGCATCGCCTACTTCAAGCAGGCCATCAGCGACTATCGCATCGACGGCGTCATCCTGCACGAAAACCTTTCCTGCCGGCCCTCGAGCACCGGCATGATCGACCTGAAGAACGCCCTGCAGCAGGAGTGCGATATCCCGGTGCTGATCATCCAGTGCGACATGAACGATCCCCGGGCTTTTTCCGAGGCGCAGATCAATACCCGCATCGAAGGGTTTGTCGAGCTGATGGAAAGAAGGAAACTCCGCCGGGGCGATTGA